TGTTGTCGCTATTCCATCCTCATAACCTTTGGCCAGAAAACAAATTAAGATTGACTCAATTTGTATGCCCTCAAGTAATTGCTTGTGAAGACTCTTGATCCATTCTCTAACTTCTCCTAAATGAAATTTTGATCAAGAATATGTGTTCAATTCACAAGAACATGAAGTCACATCATGGCTGAAGTTCATATTCTGTAGTTTGAGGAAACATATAATATTTACGCTTGAACATGATTGAGGTAGTTGGACATCTAGTCACTTTTCATTATGCTAAATCTCTACTAAAAATAAACAAGTTGTTTCAAACAGCCAAaactttttaatataaatatacttTCAAGTACAAATGACAGCTAGATCATCCTATTGTATTTGTGGTGAGATGAGAAGTTGTGAAGTTAAAGAGAAAAACATATAAAACGCACTACAATTAAATTATCCTGTTGATATTAATTAGTTGACTATATAACCAGCTTTATTTgataagttattttcaaaacccgAAAGCAATCGCCACCCTCCTAACGTTAGGTCTCCTCTTGACTTGCAAGAACTATAAATACTGGAGCAATTGTTATATTCTTAAGAAATTGATGAAAACAATACAATTAAATGATCAAATTCATCTACTTTATCTTTGCATATTTAATAAAACAATCACCCACTTGACAAAATAATGTAATGAGAAATCACCATCATCCATTCATTTAGAGTCCTATCCTTTTTACAACACAATTAAAAATTCAATGGACAATGATTtcaaaattcattcaataaactaTAATTTACCCAATATGctctaaatttattaaatgatgagCATCTATAAATTTTTAATCTATATTTCAGAATTGATtggagaaataataataataataataataataataataataataataataataataataaagagctAATAAAATCGACCAAACCATCAATGTAAAAAAACAAAATTTTTGTTTATGTGCCCCAGCCTACTTGCAGCCTTCCAAAATTCATCTCATTCATGGAAATGTTCCTGTAGGTCTACGTATTTGTTTGACAGTACCCTTCAGGTTAAATACATGAGATTCAACACAAAATGATCAGCAAAGAGTCAAGTCTGGCAAGAATTTCttacaaaataaaaaagaaatgaatGTATTACCGGGGAAAAAAAAGTATTACAACATATATTCAAAGTTGCTACCTGAGCTACAGGGACAAGAAACGCATTCTATGAAAAATATGAATTGAAATTATACACACATGCCTTCAAAAACTGAAACTTATAGAACCATATGGTAGCATGCCATAGAAAAACACCTCGGAAAAAACCCTAGTAAGGAAAAATAAACAGAACAAAACTAATACAAGACAAACTTTGAGTGCAACAAATCGGTGGCCCTAGAATTTAATGCAGTAATAATTAACCCGGTCAAACCTACCAAGTAGTAAAAATCATCtaaacaccattttcaaccaagcttTTTATCGGATCCTTTAAGGTTCAAGTTGAACCATTTCTTCTTGCCTGATTTATCCTTTCCATCACTTCCATCTTCCCTTGGACTCTCAGCTTTTGAATCTTCACCAAGAACTTTGCTTGTACTTCCATTACTTAAATTACTGACCGTCCTCATTACAGTGAACGAAGAATGTATGTTATCCCGCTGTTTTAGCAGTTCATCCACCTAAGTGGGGCAACAAAAATTACAGAGTTGGCTaaacaataaaataaacacaCTAAAATAATATTGTCAACTAGGCTATGGCCATTCAAACATTGAACAGAAAGAAAGAAGACAGGAGAGAAGAAAATAGGCAGTAGGCGTGAAGAACAGATCATAGAGACAGGTTATTCCAATCTAGTAGATTTTAAACATTTAaatattactcttttttttttttttttttttgaaatcatCCACGTATACTAAATATTAACTGAGAAGACAAATTTTAGAGTACACAATAGCTGGCAAGAGATTGTAGACTAgataaggaaagaaagagagagagagagagagagagagagagagagagctgccATTGCTCAGCAAGGAGATGATCGCATTCCCTTTTTGCAATCAACTCAGCTCAGAGTAACTATTCAAAGGTGTTTTATGGTATATGGAATGCTTATATGCAGGCAAGCATTCGTGTCCAGATGTGCATGTCAAGTCAGGAAATACAGCACTCATTCAGAATGAAAACACCTATTAAGGAACATCAAGGCTTTGAAACATACTGATTGCTTTTCCTGGCTGTATTTGCTGGTTACTTCTTGAAAGCGCGCCAAAGCCTACAAAACATAGCCAAGTGCATATCATGGAAACGTACACTGAACTACCAAATGTGCTACACCTAGGAAAGAAAAAGTTTTACCTTCCTGTATTCTGTCTCAAATTGACGTAGTTCAtttcttttttgtaaaatttgcgCTTCAATCTCTTTGAGTTTCTGCGTGGTGTCTTCATATGATTTTGCACAAACTGCCTCTATTGTGTAGGAAGCAGTCTTGAAAAAATTATCCCCTAGGAAAATTTCCGTGAAAGTCAATGTCAGGCCAATTTGAATTCAGTACGAAAACTAGCAAATAAAAGTTAGGGGTAAAATAAGCAATTCTGACCATAAACAGCGAATATGTGGGTGCCAGCTTTTAGTTCAGAAACCTCACAAGGTTGAAGACCTTCCAATCTTTTAAAGAAAGCAGCATCAGGATCCTTGGCTATTGCTAACTGCACCACCATGTTGGAAATGATTACTTCCGCCATGGCAAGAGGAAAAACTATCATACAAAGAGGAAAAGGAAATGAAGATAGGACTTCATACAGCATTCACAGTTGAATCCATTCTATACACTTGAAAATGTAAGAAATACATCCCTGCAGATGTCACCTTGCCAGTCTTCTCACTATCTTCCTGTACAGAGACAATTACAAAAACTTGTGTGCATCAGTCAAGTTGAAAAGGTCTTCCTCATGACAGCTAAAACGTGCAAATGGTTTAAACATGCTGACTAAAGCTTTCGATAAGAACAtcatcctataaatattttccttCCAATAACCAGAAAGTAGAGCAAAGGAAaattctcatatatgtacaaaagCTGTTCAATGGAAGTCGACACAAAGTGCCAATACCATTGTGAGAACTTCAAAAGTCAGATTGAGCATCCAGGGAAATCTGGGATGCTaacagaagaaaaagaaagaagaataccTTTAGGAAAGAGTAAACAATTTTCAGTGTTTCAGAAAATTTACACATTATAACCTCACAATGAAATGAGGAAGTAATATCCACAACATTCTCATCAGATTAGCATTAAAAATACAAGTTACATGCTAATCCAAATGAATTGTTGCAAGATCAACAATGGTAGCATTACATTTTATATAGCATATAAGAAACTATAAAAGTAATAATGCTGCTTAAAGTTTAAATTCACTACCAAGGTTGAATCAACATATAACAGGGGTGGCCCTAAGCACATGTCAGTATTTACCTAGAATTAAGGGTTTCTACTGACTACAGAGAGTTTAGAAGAATATAGACAGAAAGtaggaagaagagagagagagagagagagagagagagagagagataggagCGAGAATTAGAAtaagagagagaagaaatttaGAGAGAAAGAAGTCTGAGATTTTATTGATTTCAGAACGAATCTCAATTACATGAATGACAGCTATTTACAGTATTACTTGATAACTGTTATTGACTAATTTCAACAGCTATAACAACTTCTCAACAAACTAACAGTTTTTTTCCCTCCAAAACAACTACTCTTCTTTTCTATTTCTAAACTTTCTCCTCCTATACGTGACAATTTCCCTCCCTTTAGAACCTTCTTGACCCCAAGAAGGTTTAAATGATGGAAACTGAGCTTGCAAAAATGACTGGTCCTCCCAAGTTACATCTTCTTCACTGAAATGTAGCCATTTAACTAATCCCTGCAAAATTGGAATCCCATTTCTTTCAATAGTTCTAATATGCAAGCTTCTCTGGATGCACTTCCCAAGTATGATCTTCTTGTAAAGCTGGAAGGTCCAAGATTGGAGTGATATTGTCCTCTACCTTTCTTTTCAACAAGGAAACATGAAAAACTGGATGAGCAATAGAGGAAGGAGGTATTGCAGTTTAAAAGCCACTGCACCCACTTTAGCGACTATCTGAAATGGCCCATAACACCTTGCTGATAACTTGAGTGACCTTGAAACTGCAATAGAAACTTGTCTGTTAGGCTGCAACCTCAAATATACCGAATCTCCAACCTGGAACTCTTTTTCTGCTCTTTTCTTATCTGCTTGCTATTTCATTCTATGTTGGGCCTTAGTTAAATTCTCTCGTATAATTTCTGTCATATGCTGTCTCTCCTGAAGTAAATTAGTAACAGCCTGAACAGGAGTGGAATCAGGAAAGGGAAAATGAATTTCAGGAGGGTGatagccatataaagcttcaaagGGACTCATCTTGAGGCTGCTATGGTAAGTATTGTTATACCACCACTCAGCTAATGGTAACCATTTGTTCCAAGCAGCAGGCAAATGATGTGTCATACATCTCAAATAACATTCTAAACATTGATTTAACCTCTCAGTCTGCCCATCAGATTGAGGATGATAGGCAGCGGTGTAATGCAATGAAGTCCCAGACAACTTGAATAACTCTTTCCAAAAGAGACTTGTGAAAACTTTGTCCCTATCGGATACAATGGAAAGAGGCAGTCCATGAAGCTTGTAAATGTGACTGAGAAACACTTTAGCAATAGTAGCAGCAGTGTATGGATGAGAGACAGCCAAGAAATGCCCATACTTAGTCATTCTACACACAATTACCAAAATAACATCCTTGCCTTCAGACCTAGGCAATTGCTCAATAAAATCCATTGAAATATGTTGCCAGGCTTGTGTGGGAACTGGTAGTGGCTGCAATAAACCACCAGGCAGGCTATGGTCACTTTTACACTGGCACACACATCACACTTCTTAACCCATTGGATCACATCCTGCATAAGACCTGGCAAGAAAAAATGTCTTTTTAGCCTCAAGTAAGTAGGGTGAATACCAGAATGTCCTCCCATAGGAGAGTCATGATCGATGGCCAGCAATTTCTGTCTAAGTGAAGTAGCAGGGCCCACAAACAACCTGCCTTTAAAGTACAATATCCcttttttgcattcataaccaagATGAGAGCTATTATCAATAGCTAATTGAGCCAATAATTGCCCAATTTGAGTGTCCCCTTCATAATTGGCTATCAATTCATTTATCCAAGCAGGCTGGATGACTGTAATGACAATACAAGTAGATTCCTGCTCTGCTTCCCTCAATGGTATCCTAGAAAGAGCATCAACCACTTTATTCTCCACCCCTCTCCTATACAAGATCTTGTAATCCAACCCTAATAATTTGGAAATGCCTTTTTGCTGCAAGTTAGTATGTAGCCTCTGTTCCAAGAGGAATTTGATAGACTCATGATCTGTTTTGATATAAAATTGCCCTTGCTCCAAATAGTGTCTCCACTTAGTAACAGCAAATGTAATAGCCAATAATTCCTTTTCATAGACAGATAAACCCTTATTTCTTGGTCCAAATGCCTTTGAAATGAAAGCAATTGGATATCTCTGCTGTTGCAGCACTGCCCCCACACCAAAACTGCTAGCATCTGTTTCGACAATGAATGGCTTTGTAAAATCAGGAAGTGCAAGGACTGGAGCTAGAGACATTGCAATTTTAAGGTGATCAAAAGCACCTTGAGCTGCTGAATTCCACTGAAATGAATCTTTTTTTAACAATTCAGTCAGTGGTTTGCTAATAGAGCCATAGTGATGGATGAATTTCCTATAATAACCAGTGAGGCCAAGAAAACTTCTCAATTCTTTAACATTCTGTGGCACAGGCCAAGTCACCATAACTTTGATTTTATTAGGATCAGTAGCCACTCCATTTCCAGATATGACATGCCCTAAATACTCGTCTTTAAGCAAAAGCACACTTAGACATCTTAGCATACAACCTTTGCTGCCTTAGGACTTGAAATACTGCCTCCAAATGCTTGACATGAGTAGAAATGTCTGGGCTATAGACAAGTATATCATCAAAGAAAACCAAAACAAATTTTCTTAGAAAAGGATGAAAAATATGATTCATAAGAACTTGGAaggttgctggtgcatttgtaaGACCAAATGGCATAACCTTGAACTCAAAATGGCCATGATGTGTACTAAAGGCAGTCTTGGGAATATCAACAGGCTCCATTCTGATTTGATGGTAACCAGCTCTCAAATCTATTTTAGAAAACACAGCAGCCCCATGTAACTCATCAAGTAAGTCATGAATCATAGGTATTGGAAACTTATCCTTGATTGTGAGATCATTTAACTTCCTATAATCAACACAAAACCTCCAAGTACCATCTTTTTTCTTAACTAACAACACAGGTGAAGAATATGAACTAGTACTAAGCTGAATAACATCATTAGCCAACATTTCAGATACCAACTTCTCTATTTCTGCCTTTTGGAAATGTGGATACCTATAAGGTCTCACACTAATAGGTTGTGTATTTGGCTGCAATGGTATGGAGTGATTATGGTTTCTAAAAGGAGGCAATGTCTTAGGCTCCTCAAACAGATCTTTATAGTCATCAAGTAATCCTTGAATTTCATTATAATCTGTAGAAGAATTACCTGAAATTGCAGCTGTCACAGAAAAGAGCTCAGGCAACTCAAAATGCTCTGTTGGTTGTGGTTGCATTAGTGGCACTTCAATATAAAATTGAGGGCTTTGGAAATCCTTTCCCTTCCTCTGCCACATCTTATTAATGTCTTCACATTGCAACATCTTACAAGTAACAGCTTTATCATTGATCCCATACAATGTGATCTCCTTCCCATTCTTCTTGAAAGTGACTCTAGAGTTTACAAAGTCAAATAAAACTGGACTAATAGTCCTCATCCAATCTACTCCCAATATAATATCAAAACTCCCCAGCTCCAACAATTTGAGATCAAACACAAATCTATGCTTTCCCACCTTCCAAGGAAATTCAAAACAAGTGCaatatgaaattaattttctGCCATCAACTACAGAAATAGGTACTGCAGAAGTTTGGACCATAAGTAGCTTTAATTCCCTAGCCACTCTAGCATCAATAAAGCTATGGGTGCTACCACTATCAATTAAAATCAGCAGCTCGCTATTCAAATACTAACATTTCACCTTAATAGTTTCAATCCCCAACTTCCCTTCAATGGCATTAAGGGAAAGTGTCATCTCCTCCTCCATACTACCCAACACATCTTCCCATTGCTGAACTTCAATATTGCCTTCCCTTTCAATCTCCCCATTTCCTTGCTCAATCCATTCCTCCCTACTTGAATCACTCCCACATAAAGCCATAACAGTCTTTTGCTTGCACACatgccctggaaaatatttttctccACATCTATAACAAGGTTTGGGCTATCTCACATTTGTTTGGTTGTTAGGTTTTGTAGATATAGGTGTTTTAGAGGCTTGAGAATTGGCTGCATTGCTAGAAGTGACAGACTGAGATTGTTTTGGATTAGAGACTGTGAAATTAGGTTTAGCTTCATTGTTTGGGGGTTTTGTCAATTGAGGATAATTCTGATGCAATTGAGAGGTTCTAAAGGAAGGGTTATAAGTTGAAGTTTGAGATCTAAAATTACCAGCATAGGATCTTGAGGGATAAGTGGACTTCTTGTTGCTTTCTAATAACTGTTCTTCAAATTTTGCAATCTCAAATGCATGGGAAAGGGATGCAGGCCTAACAATCCTTACCATAGGACGGATTTCATCCCTTAATCCTCCTATGAAAGCTGACAGAAAATATCCCTCTTCAAGATAAGCCATAACCCTCTCCATCTTTATCCTCATCTCCTCAAATTTATCCTAATACTCCATTACATTCCCAATCTGCCTTGTCTTCATAAATTCCTCCACAACATCTTCCATTCCTTCTTCCGCAAATCTAGCACATAATGCCCTCTCAAATTCATCCCACAGCATTTCACTTTTCCCTTTACTCCAATTCTGAAACCAATAATCTCCCTCATCAATCAAGAAGAGACTAGCAATTCCCACACGTTGCTCCTTAGAAACCTTGTAAATCTCAAAATACTTTTCACACTTTCTAAGCCAAACCCCAGGCTCACTACCATCACAAGTCACCAACTCAATCTTGGGCAAAATTCTTGTATTATCATCAGTGTTTACTGCAAAGGATGTACTGAATTGATCCTTAGCAGTTTTCTTGGGAGGATTTGGTAGGATCCCCTTACTTCCCTGTCCTTCATGTTCACTATTCACCTCAACTTCCTTATTCCTTTCATTAAAGAACCCACACATCATTTTTTTCATCTCTTCCATTATTTTTTTCCCATATCATCTAATTTCTGCTCCATTTTCTCCATTTTCAGATCCAGCTTCCTCTCGGCAGTTTCTTGCCAATTGCGCACCTTTTCCTCCAACTCTTCCATTTTAACAGTTTCATGATTCACCACTTGACTTCTAGGCATCTCGTGACACCCCTGGTACTGATCTGGATCAAAGCCCTCCACaggaaccaggctctgataccaatttgttagtAGTTACCTAGAATTAAGGGTTTCTACTGACTACAGAGAGTTTAGAAGAATATAaataaaaaggaggaagaagagagagagagagagagagagagagagagagagagagagggacgagAATTAGAAtaagagagagaagaaatttagagagaaagaagtccgaGATTTTATTGATTTCAGAATGAATCTCAATTTCATGAATGACAGCTATTTATAGTATTACTTGATAACTGTCATTGACTAATTTCAACAACTATAACTACTTCTCAACAAACTAACAGTTTTTTTTTCCCTCCAAAACAACTACTCTTCTTTTCTATTTCTAAACTTTCTCCTCCTATACGTGACACCACACTGAAAACCTGAGACTGGACAGAAGAGAGTAATAGTAAGTATTAAGTAATTTACTATCAATAAATGATGATCATAGTTGGCAAGTTAAATACCATTATTTTACATGTTGTCTAACTTTTCTCTGGATTATAGTTCCACACGGGATATGGCTCCTTGAGCAAGATGCATAACCATAAAGCATCTGAAGACCCCTTGATTTCAATCCTTTCGACAAAAGAAAGTCCAGCATCCAAAATGATCAACACTCTCAGTCCTTACCCAAAATTATCCCAAGAAACCTTCAAAGAGCACCCATATCATTACAACATTGAAGAGGCAGGTAACAACTAGGGATAATTGATGATATGGTCTTTTGGAAGCAGAAGTTGCTGTCTTTCAAGTAGCCGAACTTCCAACTTCAGAAAACTCAATCCAAACTGTCAATAAAAAAAGTTTCCACCTAAACTGACGGGCTAGTCAGCAGCAACACAATAAAGTTTATTAGAAAAAATTTACCACCCATCAAGAAACACCATTAATACCTCTATGATGATTAGCTCAATCACTGATACAAGGAGCTCATCTCAAACATGAGGCGCACTATCTTCCTAACAAAGAAACTAACTTCATCATTGAATCAGGGATTGTGTAATCCATCATTATATTCCTCCTTAAGTGTACACTAAACCCTCAGAGACAAGATACAAATGGATCACCCAGCCCAAGAATTCCAGAGGAATCAAACAACCCTTTAAAAGAATTCCTGGCATTCATCTGCGCCAAAGTAGACTAACAATATGCATCCCCTGACCATGGTCTCTGTGTTTGAAGGTCCATTTGGGAGTTGATAGAGACCTTTCCAAGAGCTACTTTGATGACTTGTAGATCAATGTCAAGCTGGTAAGTGCCGACCTCTAATTGATGTCCTCCATATGACTCCAAAGATTTTTTAGGTGATCAACATCGACAAACATTTTCAATACATGCTTTCACTGCCACAAAATAAGTCGCTATGTGTCATAATCCAAAGCCTCCATGATTATCCACAATCGCATTTGAACGGTGATGGATCTAAAGCCACATACAAGTATCACAACATCACTccatataacaaaaaaaaaatggctAGAAATTGTATTACTTGCCCAATAAACAGGCTTCGAGTCCATAAAATAGAAAGGGTACACATCCCTGTCTGGTAATTTTCATAGTTTTTCCTTGTACTTGGAGTATCATTCATACACAAGTACCCACATCCATTTTGAGTGTCCAAAATGTATCTAACAAGGGTATGTACTATGTACCTAAAGTTAGCAGCAATAACCTCATCTACCATTGGGAAAGCCTAGATGCAAGGCAAAGCGAGGCCCTAGGGCAGGGGTGGCAATTACGGGTTAAAATGCAGTACGAAATTATTGAGAGAAAATTGAATACATCTCAACATTAACTCAAAATTAACACAAATATCAACTCAAACATGACTTGCATCCCAAATCATTACTCCTATACCAGGATTTATATCCACGGTAGTAGCATGAGGTGTGATATCATCCTCAAGTACACACCTCTAAGTGAGGCTCCAAGTCATGTGCTTTACGAGCCTTATGGAATTAACTTAATAGAATTAGTTGAAATTGGTGCCTTAATTCATTCTACCATCCGTCTCCCCAGAGACTTGAAATGGCCAAACCCCCCTTTTCCTCTTCTTGCTTCAGTTTATTTTCCTCCTCTTCATCATCATTTTGTTCTGTATTCATTCTTCTCTGACAGGTTTCTTCATTGTTCCTTCTTCTCCTCCATTTTTGTCCCAAGTGCTCTGATGTCCCCATCCCCCTTTTCTCTTAATCTCTTTATCATTCTTGTTGCCTCCTGCACTATGTTTTCTTTTTTGCTTAGTTTATTATCTTTTTGCAACCTGTTTGCCACCTGCATGATTTGCTTCcttttctaattttctttttgatgAAACAGGTATAATTTCTTAAGTGTAACATAATTTGTAATGCCTGCTTGTTCAAACAGTATGCTCGAGTGCTCATGGATGAAATTTGTAATTGCAAAAAACAGATCACAAATCAGAAAATTTTAATCAACAATAAAGTGGTAATTATGTTAAACGGTTTAGTTCAGTTACTTTGATCACAAATCAGAAAATTTTAATCAACAACAAAGTGGCAATATGTTAAACGGTTTAGTTTCAGTTACTTTAGATTAATCTTGATTTCAAATTATAGTTGATGAGAAAATGAATTGGGCCTAACTCGCCCCTAAAAGCTAGCTTAAGCGGGGAGGATTGCCCAAGTCTTTATAAGGCACATTACAAACATACCTAATGTCCTAATCaatgtggatacttaaaaatAGTAATCAAAACCATAATTATCCAAAATTCAAAGCAAGCCAGCAACTTTTATCTATACCATCAATCATGACATGTTTATATTCATACGCTACAGAAAGGATTCAGCAAACTTACAATGAGAAGTTTTGAGATGAGAAGAGAAGTAAGGGGAGGGGAAGGAAAGAGGGCAGGGGAGTAAAGAGTAGAAAATGGAAAGCATTATGAGAAATGATAAGTACCTGTAATGCCAAACCATAGCCACCATTGGCATCTTGTTCAAAATAAAGTAACTGAAATTACATGTGCAACGTCAAGCTTTAGTTTTTGCACAAAAGACCCATATTTCAAACACAGATCCAAGGAAGCGCTAATAAGATCCTCATAGACATTGCAAATATAATTCAACAACCTTAAATTTGCTTTGTGCAGTTGAAGTTACTCTCACAACAATCCCTGACTCTGCTTGTTGTTCATTTATTGTTACACCAAAGAAGTGGGCACATTGCTTGTCCACCTGCAACAGTACAGAGAATAAACAAAATAATACatggaaaagaagaaaaaggaactcatggaaaagaaaaaaaaaaaaacaaaaataaacaccCATATCAGTAAGAAATGCTAAACACCTTTCCGCTAACTGATGTTCCAATAGGAAGGGGTCTGACTGTGACAGTTCCACTAAGAGCTTCTTCCAGAACATTAGCAGAAATTGTCGTTTTGATAGGGACACCAAGCTTGCTATACAATAGAATAAGATCCTTAAAAATAGCTAAAT
Above is a genomic segment from Hevea brasiliensis isolate MT/VB/25A 57/8 chromosome 17, ASM3005281v1, whole genome shotgun sequence containing:
- the LOC110658150 gene encoding chaperone protein dnaJ 15; this encodes MGSKKAESTSAPVIRRDPYEVLSVSRDSNDQEIKTAYRKLALKYHPDKNASNPEASELFKEVAYSYSILSDPEKRRQYDSAGFEALDAESVDMEIDLSNLGTVNTVFAALFSKLGVPIKTTISANVLEEALSGTVTVRPLPIGTSVSGKVDKQCAHFFGVTINEQQAESGIVVRVTSTAQSKFKLLYFEQDANGGYGLALQEDSEKTGKVTSAGMYFLHFQVYRMDSTVNALAIAKDPDAAFFKRLEGLQPCEVSELKAGTHIFAVYGDNFFKTASYTIEAVCAKSYEDTTQKLKEIEAQILQKRNELRQFETEYRKALARFQEVTSKYSQEKQSVDELLKQRDNIHSSFTVMRTVSNLSNGSTSKVLGEDSKAESPREDGSDGKDKSGKKKWFNLNLKGSDKKLG